Within Malus domestica chromosome 04, GDT2T_hap1, the genomic segment gcattgatcatgtacttaaagaaacaatcacgtaggcctgccatgATGGcattgagggcggtcttgtcatctacctTAGCACagcaagaatactcatggctgaagtgaccaacatactctcgtagtgactcgtccagcttctggcgaatagtgtacaagttatttgcagaatgcaagtgatcggtctggaagatgtgttgagagacaaatagtttcctcaattcctcaaatgagtctactgtctcatgtggaagacggcaataccagtttagagctcagccagagagggtagagaggaagagaagacatcgctcttcgtcggtgtgcatccaatatgccatggtggacttaaagaggttaaagtgttcaattgggtcctcccttccagtatagagttgtaaaccaagcttttgttttgtcttcgctcgAATTAGGGTGTCGACGATCCTTCTTATGAGAGGGCcaagcctgggttggttccagtcaggtatatCGGACTGActttcggccttcaacttgtttacttcctcaatgagctgttggacaagagggtcttgagtggagtcatgtaccactggaattttctttcgtaagtctccatcgccttttggaagtaggaaagtttgagcaagggcgtgtggttttttcttggactcgccatactgacttctagggcgagtctgtcggaataccttagAGTTCCccataccttcatgttcctctaggacctaTTATTCATTccttagattggcagctggcctgggtcgtaggaggggaccgagtcttttagaaacccttgggtcattgatcttcgagcatatgtggaggggattctctcgacgttgttgtaggaagtctcggcagtcacgataaacagctttcgatccttccacttcttctactttgggtcgaagcatctgCGTTGCGAGAAGTCTCATATTAATCAATGTTttaatgattagctcgctcctcatcagggatacccatgtcgaaggaaggtgaccctccgtgttaaggggcacccagatgatggttgatgtccacaggggtaaagagctcgcgtgtttgagtacgcctagtttcgtggaacgtctcaaaaagcttctcatactactcatggatgacctcattcttcattgttatcttgttgttctgagcttctagctcatcgagtttagcttgaagagcaaccttctttccttccttctttcgttgcttcgcactaggtgcaagagaggtgtcattctgtgtgctgtggcttccttcactccccatgttggagagggatgcctggtcaaaagagaatgtacgaatggtggaaaccaacttggcaaagctgaagacagTGGGAATaaatgtcgttcccacagacagcgccaaatgttgatacacaaaaccgaaggtctttggtacaacagaaagtgttaagtttgtgaccttcgctagattgctccggtcattagtgtggataagtatgtaaatgaatagagataggaaagcaaacacaagatgtacgtgggtCATCTAGATGGGCTACGTCCACgtagtagaggagttctcattaattataaagggtttacacaagtacataagttcaagctcttctttagtgagtacaagaatgatttagtacaaatgacattaggcttatgatgttgacacgtgtcgcgctatgattgacttctgatgttgacacgtgtcgcgctatgattggcttatgatgtcgacacgtgtcgcgctgtgattggcctcctagttggagggaaactcttctgggtccttaacggtataacgttgaccggtgctcagtagtttcgggattggtcaagtatggtacaaacagaattCGTACTAATTGTTCTTCACTGGTGCAAGTATATTGCCATATCAACTTCTTACCGTACGTGAAAGTGATTACATATATGGAGATATCTACACTGCCTCAACATCGTCAAGGTGAAGTTTTATTTTCATGAATATCGAAATTTACGTTACAATTGTACGACTAATGATGTCTAGCACCGAGTGTCTCATGTACAGTGATTCATTGGGAAGCTTATGAGATCAGGCTTTAGGTTTGATTGTAATGTTCCAAGTCCCATACCGTTCACTTCCTAATTTCTCAACTCCTATCTGATTTTTCAAATGTCAATTTCGCCGATTGAACTTGAATCTCATGTTGAATTATCGAACCATAACCGCCTAAAGCATTGCTCTCCGAGTTACGCCCATGAGCACTAATCTCTTCCTCCTGACCCTGCCGGTTTGTACCTTGCTGAGACCAAGTCAAATCGTCTTGGTGATGGAACGGTGAGTCTGAACCTTCGTTATCAAAATAAGACATTCTTGGTAACGTTCGAAAGCTTTCAGTGTCCTGTTCGGATTGATAGTTGCGTAGTAGATGAACAGGGGACATGGCATGCGAGGGAGTGCCTGGTGCACCAGCTGGACTTGCATTCTTGTTGTGTTTTATGTGCTTCTTCGCTGCGATGTGCCATTTTTTGAGTGCGGTCGCCACTCGGTCGTTGAAGATTACAGGCTTCATAGTTGAACCCATCTGTTTGTATGTACAAAGAAATTTATAGTTAAAACTTAATTAGTCCATAATTCTTAGTTTAGCATCTAATTTTGCACCACGGGCACTTAATTTACCTGTGTTACCAACGCATAAAGTGGAAGAGTTACATAGCTGCACAGGATTTGTATAACGACCCTGCAGTAAATAACCCGAATGAATGGATTTGGTAAGTTAAATTGTCACGGTAAATAAGTTTTTCTGCAAGATTTGAGTGAAAAATAAATACAGAAATAAAACTCACCCCATTGATATTCTTAAAACGACATCTTCTAACTTCTCATGGAAGCAAGACTTCAACCCAAATTCATACTGCAAACAAGAAGAAAGATGGAATCTTAACTGTGGGATTTTGTGAGGTACAAAGTAAAACATGTTCCCAAATGACAAGCGATTCGTGAAAGTAAATATGGGTTTTACAGTTTTACGTACCCAAGTCCATGCAAAGAAAGCAAGCGCAAAAGCATTCTACAAGACATAATGAGATAAAACATAAGAGTGTTAGCAAAATTGATGAGAAGCACAAACGCAACAAATATGCTTTGAGAAGCGGTTTTCACACTCTTTTTCAGCTTCACACGCCAAGTTGAGCATTTTTCTTAAGTCAGGGATGGAAAAAGTGCAAAGGCCAAAAGCGGAGCGTTAAAATCACTAGTAAATTCAAATGGGAAAAAGGTGAATTACCTGGAAGAGAACAAAGTGGATGATGTAAAGAAGCAGGCGAGGGTTGTTGAACCAGAAGAGATGGTCACCAGGCTCAACCAGCGGGGTCCCCTTAACCACTTCACCTCTTTCTGATAATTTCAGTCCCATCTTCGTTATTATAACTTGCAGCTTTGTCCCTACCATTAGGATCATCTGCACAATCAAAGCCATATCAATGATCAGATATAAACAATATCCAAGTTGGTGGGACCTTGGACTTTGGGGAAAGGGATCGGACGGTGGTGATTGGTGCTTACAACTAGGGGAACAAATGGGAGCCACAGATATGAACGTGAGCCTGCAAGCAACAAAAAAACACTATTAAGAATATCATAGGgagtcattttttttatattgagAAGCATAATGTAACAATGTTGGCCATTATCAATAATTTTAAAAGTCTCGGTGTAGTTAGGAACTAGACTATTTTTCTGTATTGTAgcttttcctttaattttgaaaaagcaAAAAGGTTTACTGATAAAGTGAAACTTACCGTGGGTATTAGACATGAGGAATAATACAGAAAATAACCAAAGAGTTGGGCTGCAAGTGTGAAAAGCAATTGTTAATCTCAGATGATATTTTTGAAAGCTGAAGTATTAGTCTTGCATATTATACTATTATGGTAACATAAAGCATCCTAATATTCTAAAGGGCATGTTTCGTAGTGTTTTTAAAAGAGTTAAAAGCATTTTTAAACAACTATAAGCCCTTCGGTCCTTCAAAAAACAAAACGTTGCGCGTTTTTTCATTGAATCTTTTGATTTTACTTTATAAAGTTTGTTGTAATTCTCAACAAAATATTTAATGAGTTGAGCAGAAGTGTTCTCTACGAAATCACCCTAGAATATTCCTCATAGTCAGGTGACTAATGTATTGGATTGAAATGCCAAGTACCCCCACCTGATCCCTACGACAACCTTGAAATCCTCTTCAAGTGACCTGTTAATGTACTTCTGGAAGTCAAACTTAGTTTGACTTTGAGGAGCCAAATGTGCCTGCAAACCATGAGCAGaaaatttagtttaatttcATGCAGAAGTAAATAATGAATCACAATTTTTCAGCTCCAAATTTTGTAGTAAGAGACTTACAGCAATAAACCCATGGCGCAGAGTTAGGTAATCAACTTTGGGCACAGATCTAAAGAACTGCCTGAAGAAGCAAACCTGCAATTTAAAGTTAGTACTTGACATAAAATTAAGAGATTCTATACGCACAAATATAAACGGATAAAAAATAGAACTTGAAGGACGTTAAACCGACCTTTTGTATTTACGTTAACGTCCTAGTGTTCTTCGAATTTCAGTTTTGATTAAAAGTTTGTACGCAGATTTATTTGCGTATTATTTATCGTGCAAATTACAAATAGACTATGGAAAACACTTACAATCCATAAGCTAATGGGCGAGCGGCTCCAAAAGCTCAAGTGTCTTCTTCCAAAGGATGTGTCTCTGGCAAATCTGAATCTTTCCGGGTCTACAGCAAAAATAAAGTAatatattaaacaaaaattagtaattaatacAATTAACTAATAAAGTAGTAAAATTATGGTCAGAAATAATTGGATTCCTGGTATCTGGTCAAACTTCAAAATATCAGATTACGTGTGAAAACTGAAGGTAGCAAACCATGTGAGAATTGGTAGTCAGCTGTTTGTGTTTCCAGTTCCCATATTTTCCATCTTCTCATCTGCATCCCATCcccaaaaatttgaaattattaATATTGAGACagcgaattaaaaaaaaaaaaaaaaggagagagagggagagattgaTACCTTTGCTCTGCCCAACACTAGGGTTGTTATGCAGTAAAGCACGTGAAAGACGGCTAGCACGAAGATGAGTATGTGAAGCTGGTGGACTCCATAAAATGACACAAATGGAACTTTGTTCTGCAGAAAAATTACGACATACTTTGTTgagataaaagaaaaacaaaaaattgccaTAGACTAACTTCATGCTTAATTTGCACGAAATAAAAGATACGCTTACTTGGTCATATATTGACATCTTCATGCCAACTCTAGTTTTAGTTATTCTACACCCTATAAATTATTTGTTCAACTAATATCTTTGCGTGAGCATCTTGTCATAATATTCTAAATCACGCATTCGAATGAGTGTTGTTCCAAATTGACAGTTTGACAGAATAACatgaaaaactttattttaatttgaaacGTGAAAAACTATTTAGCAACACAATCTGCCAAGAGATTGATGtcagttttctatatatatgtataacaacTTTGTCATATTTTAGAAAGAGAGCTGATAATTCCACCCCACTATCTTATCTCCCCACtcacattttaataaaaattttgatGCCCTTTTTACCGTcttataaaatgacatataaggACTAAAACCAAAAAGTACTTGCTTCCATTGATTTGCAAGTACACTCTTAATTCACaccaaaaataacaattcatgGACTCACACAAAAAAGCTACATTCTTGTTCGGATTTTATCATTCTACATTGCTTCTAGGTGTCTCGATCATGCCCTCAAAGTTTTTGAAAATGTTGAAAACCCGGTACTAATGTGTGGAACCAGATGATCATAGGCCACACTACCTATTCGTATGTATTAGTGCAAGGTTGAGGTTGGTGAGAGAAGGGGAACATGTGCACAGGAGGGTTTGGGTCCACCTTGTTTGTTCAGACGAGTTCGGTTAATTTTGTATGCAACGAGTGAAGGGTGGGGTGGTGGTGTGTTTGATGGT encodes:
- the LOC103433309 gene encoding MLO-like protein 6 isoform X2 — encoded protein: MAGGKEGRSLEQTPTWAVAVVCFVLVLISILIEYFIHLIAKWLTKRNKKALYEALEKIKAELMLLGFLSLLLTVGQGPISNICISKAVGATWHPCSKKHEVKSDKGEENSSDSDNNAHRRLLSALDSNGGGRRVLAAGGYDKCAAKNKVPFVSFYGVHQLHILIFVLAVFHVLYCITTLVLGRAKMRRWKIWELETQTADYQFSHDPERFRFARDTSFGRRHLSFWSRSPISLWIVCFFRQFFRSVPKVDYLTLRHGFIAAHLAPQSQTKFDFQKYINRSLEEDFKVVVGISPTLWLFSVLFLMSNTHGSRSYLWLPFVPLVMILMVGTKLQVIITKMGLKLSERGEVVKGTPLVEPGDHLFWFNNPRLLLYIIHFVLFQNAFALAFFAWTWYEFGLKSCFHEKLEDVVLRISMGVVIQILCSYVTLPLYALVTQMGSTMKPVIFNDRVATALKKWHIAAKKHIKHNKNASPAGAPGTPSHAMSPVHLLRNYQSEQDTESFRTLPRMSYFDNEGSDSPFHHQDDLTWSQQGTNRQGQEEEISAHGRNSESNALGGYGSIIQHEIQVQSAKLTFEKSDRS
- the LOC103433309 gene encoding MLO-like protein 6 isoform X1, with the protein product MAGGKEGRSLEQTPTWAVAVVCFVLVLISILIEYFIHLIAKWLTKRNKKALYEALEKIKAELMLLGFLSLLLTVGQGPISNICISKAVGATWHPCSKKHEVKSDKGEENSSDSDNNAHRRLLSALDSNGGGRRVLAAGGYDKCAAKNKVPFVSFYGVHQLHILIFVLAVFHVLYCITTLVLGRAKMRRWKIWELETQTADYQFSHGLLPSVFTHPERFRFARDTSFGRRHLSFWSRSPISLWIVCFFRQFFRSVPKVDYLTLRHGFIAAHLAPQSQTKFDFQKYINRSLEEDFKVVVGISPTLWLFSVLFLMSNTHGSRSYLWLPFVPLVMILMVGTKLQVIITKMGLKLSERGEVVKGTPLVEPGDHLFWFNNPRLLLYIIHFVLFQNAFALAFFAWTWYEFGLKSCFHEKLEDVVLRISMGVVIQILCSYVTLPLYALVTQMGSTMKPVIFNDRVATALKKWHIAAKKHIKHNKNASPAGAPGTPSHAMSPVHLLRNYQSEQDTESFRTLPRMSYFDNEGSDSPFHHQDDLTWSQQGTNRQGQEEEISAHGRNSESNALGGYGSIIQHEIQVQSAKLTFEKSDRS